One part of the Vespula pensylvanica isolate Volc-1 chromosome 18, ASM1446617v1, whole genome shotgun sequence genome encodes these proteins:
- the LOC122635332 gene encoding facilitated trehalose transporter Tret1-like, with amino-acid sequence MASVIRRMKDNLRIKSFNQHLGAIVVSLGGFTLGVSLGWCSSVTEGMRIRFIATITELGLIGNILNIGACFGVIFAIWIFKFHHWISGLIKILLYVIGWSVISLGNENIGMIIAGRFVCGISGGMSCLLVPLFISEIADQKTRNRLLTLFQLLINCGIMYAFLMAHVLDGGNKIWRYSSSCGASCILLVLLRFIPATPLHHLAKENESQAKNSLRWYRQNENENDYEMEELQRLAILRRTAKVSISPMKSPQVLHSFLMCFGVMTIYQFSGFGTFITYALIIFETQGSGLLNASELTLVVGLAQILSCLLAYTLIDVLGRRILLTISSAFMGLFLALLGWFFDKRLEDPEYDDWYWWMPPAWISLYFISLNLGVAPISWALLADSFPQRIKLLGAGFAAISNWILSILTMIVFGSLQTDDNIRKVVWLFAIVCWFGAIFSAVLVKDNGRKSLNEIEKDFRIDDREERTNNIPLG; translated from the exons atggcCTCGGTAATACGACGGATGAAGGATAACCTTCGGATAAAAAGCTTCAATCAACATCTCGGTGCTATTGTCG TTTCACTCGGTGGTTTTACCCTCGGTGTGTCACTTGGCTGGTGTTCCAGCGTCACAGAGGGTATGAGGATCAGATTTATCGCTACTATTACGGAGCTTGGACTTATAGGTAACATTCTAAACATTGGCGCTTGCTTCGGAGTCATATTTGCCATTTGGATCTTCAAATTTCACCATTGGATCAGCGGACTAATCAAGATCTTGCTTTACGTCATTGGTTGGTCGGTGATCAGCCTAGGAAACGAGAAC attgGCATGATTATCGCCGGTCGTTTCGTATGCGGAATTTCCGGTGGCATGTCCTGTCTCTTGGTACCTCTTTTCATCAGTGAAATAGCAGACCAGAAAACCCGCAATCGATTGTTGACTCTATTTcagttattaataaattgcGGAATCATGTACGCTTTCCTAATGGCTCACGTTCTCGATGGAGGTAACAAAATATGGAG ATACAGTTCGAGCTGCGGTGCAAGTTGCATCTTACTCGTACTTCTACGTTTTATACCAGCCACTCCGCTCCATCACCTTGctaaagagaatgaaagtcAAGCGAAAAATTCTTTACGTTGGTATCGTCAAAACGAGAACGAAAACGATTACGAAATGGAAGAATTACAACGGTTGGCTATCCTTAGACGAACTGCCAAG GTGAGCATCAGTCCAATGAAGAGTCCTCAAGTCCTCCATTCTTTCCTAATGTGTTTCGGTGTAATGACGATCTATCAGTTCAGCGGATTCGGCACATTTATCACTTATGCTCTTATAATCTTCGAGACTCAAGGTTCAGGTTTATTAAACGCAAGTGAACTAACTCTTGTAGTTGGTCTCGCACAGATACTATCATGTCTTCTCGCATATACACTTATCGACGTGCTAGGACGACGTATCCTGTTGACCATATCATCCGCGTTCATGGGACTGTTTCTGGCACTGTTGG GATGGTTCTTCGATAAAAGACTCGAGGACCCGGAATACGATGATTGGTATTGGTGGATGCCACCGGCATGGATCAGCCTATATTTCATATCTCTAAACTTGGGCGTAGCACCAATATCATGGGCACTTCTCGCAGATTCATTTCCACAAAGGATAAAGCTTCTTGGTGCAGGATTCGCTGCGATCTCTAATTGGATACTTTCGATCCTGACGATGATAGTCTTCGGTTCTTTACAAACGGACGATAACATAAGAAAAGTCGTCTGGTTATTCGCAATAGTATGCTGGTTCGGTGCCATATTTTCTGCTGTCCTTGTCAAGGATAATGGTAGGAAAAGTTTgaacgagatagaaaaagattttcgaatcgacgatagagaagagaggacTAATAATATACCCCTTGGCTGA